Proteins found in one Amycolatopsis umgeniensis genomic segment:
- a CDS encoding flotillin family protein, protein MLFTITRLFKKVPQGKALIISKVRRVDVTFTGAIVLPVLHKAEIMDTSVKAMEITRTGREGLICRDNIRADIRISFFVRVNKTVEDVIKVAQAIGTERASHEATLQELFNAKFSEALKTVGKQLDFVDLYTKRHEFRDQIIRVIGTDLNGYSLEDAAIDYLEQTPMSQLDSANILDAQGIRKITELTAIEHVRTNEFRRGEEKEITRQNVDAREAILELERRQADAEIKQRREVETMRAREEAEIAKVQAEERLKSQAADLRTDEQLGVQHQNQQREIEVAGKNRERVIAIESERIEKDRLLEVIGRERETELSRIAKDKEVETEKRSIAEVIRERIAVEKTVAEQEENIKKLRVVEEAERQRSAIIIRAEAEAQENLVKDIKAAEAAEAASKHKAREELTLAEARQQAAELETRAKIRLAEGIQAEEAAIGLAAAQVKERDADALEKVGRAEAIVEREKAIVLADAMRDKLKGEAEGLTEKAAAMAALDTASRQHEEYRLRLEAEKEIRLAALNVQREVAEAQATVLGIGLEKADIDIVGGETMFFEKVIGSIGLGKSVDGFVEHSDVVQTLGKSWLDGSGSFTDDLTKLVGSVSTEDVKNLTLSAFLAKQLQAGGPDSDKLRELLSMAQRLGLAEQSVAALAPAKQ, encoded by the coding sequence TTGCTCTTCACGATCACCAGGTTGTTCAAGAAGGTGCCGCAGGGGAAGGCACTGATCATCTCGAAGGTCCGCCGGGTGGACGTCACCTTCACCGGCGCGATCGTCCTTCCGGTACTGCACAAGGCCGAGATCATGGACACTTCGGTCAAGGCGATGGAAATCACCCGCACCGGCCGTGAGGGCCTGATCTGCCGGGACAACATCCGCGCCGACATCCGGATCTCGTTCTTCGTCCGGGTCAACAAGACCGTCGAGGACGTCATCAAGGTCGCGCAGGCGATCGGCACCGAACGCGCGAGCCACGAGGCGACGCTGCAGGAACTGTTCAACGCCAAGTTCTCCGAGGCGTTGAAAACCGTCGGCAAGCAGCTCGACTTCGTCGATCTCTACACCAAACGCCACGAATTCCGCGACCAGATCATCCGCGTCATCGGCACCGACCTCAACGGGTACAGCCTCGAGGACGCGGCCATCGACTACCTCGAGCAGACGCCGATGTCGCAGCTCGATTCCGCGAACATCCTCGACGCGCAGGGTATCCGCAAGATCACCGAGCTGACCGCGATCGAGCACGTGCGCACCAACGAATTCCGCCGCGGCGAGGAAAAAGAGATCACCCGCCAGAACGTGGACGCCCGCGAAGCGATCCTCGAACTGGAGCGCAGGCAGGCCGACGCCGAGATCAAGCAGCGCCGCGAGGTCGAGACCATGCGGGCGCGCGAAGAGGCCGAGATCGCCAAGGTGCAGGCGGAGGAGCGGCTCAAGTCGCAGGCCGCCGATCTGCGCACGGACGAGCAGCTCGGCGTCCAGCACCAGAACCAGCAGCGTGAGATCGAGGTCGCGGGCAAGAACCGTGAGCGCGTGATCGCCATCGAGAGCGAGCGCATCGAGAAGGACAGGCTCCTCGAGGTCATCGGCCGCGAACGCGAGACCGAACTGTCCCGGATCGCCAAGGACAAGGAAGTCGAGACCGAGAAGCGGTCCATCGCCGAGGTGATCCGCGAGCGGATCGCGGTCGAGAAGACCGTGGCGGAGCAGGAAGAGAACATCAAGAAGCTCCGCGTCGTCGAAGAGGCGGAGCGTCAGCGCTCGGCCATCATCATCCGTGCCGAGGCGGAGGCGCAGGAAAACCTCGTCAAGGACATCAAGGCCGCGGAAGCCGCCGAGGCCGCGTCGAAGCACAAGGCCCGCGAGGAACTGACGCTGGCCGAGGCGCGCCAGCAGGCCGCCGAGCTGGAGACCCGCGCGAAGATCCGCCTGGCGGAAGGCATCCAGGCCGAGGAGGCCGCCATCGGGCTGGCCGCGGCGCAGGTCAAGGAACGCGACGCCGACGCGCTGGAGAAGGTCGGCCGCGCCGAGGCGATCGTCGAGCGCGAGAAAGCGATCGTGCTCGCCGACGCGATGCGAGACAAGCTCAAGGGCGAGGCCGAAGGTCTCACCGAGAAGGCCGCTGCGATGGCCGCACTCGACACCGCCAGCCGCCAGCACGAGGAGTACCGCCTGCGCCTGGAGGCCGAGAAGGAGATCCGGCTCGCCGCGCTCAACGTGCAGCGTGAGGTCGCCGAGGCGCAGGCCACGGTGCTCGGCATCGGGCTGGAGAAGGCCGACATCGACATCGTCGGCGGCGAGACCATGTTCTTCGAGAAGGTCATCGGCTCGATCGGGCTCGGCAAGAGCGTGGACGGATTCGTCGAGCACTCGGACGTCGTCCAGACGCTGGGGAAGTCGTGGCTCGACGGTTCGGGCAGCTTCACCGACGACCTGACCAAACTGGTCGGCTCGGTGAGCACCGAGGACGTGAAGAACCTGACGCTGTCGGCCTTCCTGGCCAAGCAGCTGCAGGCGGGCGGCCCGGACAGCGACAAGCTGCGTGAGCTGCTGTCGATGGCGCAGCGGCTCGGCCTCGCCGAGCAGTCTGTCGCCGCCCTCGCCCCCGCGAAGCAGTGA